The Chlorocebus sabaeus isolate Y175 chromosome 20, mChlSab1.0.hap1, whole genome shotgun sequence genomic sequence GCCGATGGTTTCCTTTGTCTCGCCTTCCAGATACCCCCTCCCCTCCatgctctcctccctcccccacctgccttGGGGGTTGGCAGAGGGAAGGGCAGGCACCTCCCATCCCCTTGGCACCATCCCCAGACCACAGAACTCCAGAGGCAGCTGGCCCTGAGGGGCAGTAGGTATTGTGgggaagacagaggaaggggatCAGGGACTCAGAGGAGGGGCCAAAGTTGAAGGGGAGGTGCAGacaaggagaaaagggaagaacaGACGGGAGGCAGCAGAATGACCAGGCATTGATATAAAACAGCTTTATTTGACGGTCCTAGTCTGTGAGGGGTGGACAGATAAAAGAGGTATTGTGATAGGGCATGAAGACCTTAAGACCCTGGGGGTGCTGTGAACAGGGAACAGTCTGATATTTGGAACCAAAGGGCTAGGGAAGGTCCTGGGGCTGAAGTGGGGACAAGGGGCACCAAAAAGCCAGTGGGGGCAGGGTGGTTCTGGTCAAGGTCAGAGGCTGATGCAACAGGCCCTCTTCTCCCCAGGGCCAGGCTCCTGCCCAGCCTGGGCACTGCCCAGAGTGATGGCATTGGTCCGGATGCTGTTCTGTCTCTGCTTGGACACCTTCGCAAAGATCTCTGGGAGGGCAGGGGGCAGTGATCAGGCCAGAAGATTTAGAGCCCatgctccctcctcccccaccctccacacATACTGCATGCCCCTTCTGAGCATGGGGGTGGCTACACTTGCTGGAGGTTTTGCAGGAAGGAAATGAAGTATGGACATTGGGGTCCCTTCTACTTACTTGGGTGGAGAAGGAACCAAGAGTGAGCCCCATGGGGAGTGTGGCCTGTTCCTTCCCTGAGCTCCAGGTTGAGTGGGAGGCACTGGGGAGGGACTGAAGGGGACAGGCAGTGGTGCCAGGACCCACAGAGGAGCTGAGAAATTAGCTGGGGTGAGGGCTGAGTGTCTGCATTCCTACTGCTGCCTGCAGAAGCCACGGGGATGGAATAGGGGTGCAGAATAAAGGTAGGCTCTAACCTTTCAGGACAGTCTCAAAGGCTAGCTCAACATTGGTAGAGTCCAGGGCTGAGGTCTCCAGGAACAGCAGTCCATTGTTTTCTGCCAGGAAGGGAAACACACCGTTAATTGTGGGAGTCaaaggcaataataataatagcattaaTGTTTGCTGTATACATTTGCCATGTGCTAAACTCTTGGCATGTAGCAgatcatttaatccttaaaacaacttATGAGGTAGGTTCATTTAGAAAACTGAATCCAAGTCAGGcgcagggctcatgcctgtaatcccagcactttgggaggctgaggcgggtggatcacaaggtcaggagattgagaccatcctggctaacacggtgaaaaccctgtctctaccaaaaaatacaaaaaattagctgggcgtggtggcgggtgcctgtagtcccagctacttaggaggctgaggcaggagaatggcgtgaacccaggaggcggagcttgcagtgagccctgatcgcgccactgcactccagcctgggcaacagagcgagactccgtctcaaaaaaaaaaaaaagaaaaaagaaaaaaagaaaagaaaattgaatccagaaacacaaagaaaacgcATAAGGAACTTGCTCCATGTCCCACAATTTAGTAACTGGTGAAGAGCAGATGGGAGGCTGGGCCATGGGACTCCAGAACACCCTTAACCACCATATTGTGCTGCCTCTAAACCCAGAAGACTCCTGGGAAGCGTATCCTCTCCATAAGATCTTTGAGCATTGCAGGGTAGGGCTGCCTTAAAATCAactatgggccgggcacagtggctcacacctgtaatcccagaactttggtaggccaaggcaggtggatcacctgaggtcaggagttcaagaccagcctggccaaaatggtgaaaccccatctctattaaaaatacaaaaattagccaggtgtggtggcacatgcctgtagtctcagctactcaggaggctgaggcatgagaatggctgaacccaagaggcagaggttgcagtgagccgagatcacaccactgcactctagcctgggcaacagatggagacccggtctcaaaaaaaaaaaaaaaaaaaaaatcaataaagacaaTCTCAGGGCAAGTGGTGGGACATCATGGGAGACACAGGGTCCCAAAGGGGAAGTGCTGGGAAATGCTGAGGAAGAGGGGATGAGGTAGAGGACTGTATGGAGGAACGCCAGGCTTGGGGCTCTAtgggtgggggcagggcctgggaggcTGCAAGGGGAAGGTGGGGTAAGCTTGGAGGAGTCAGTCTGGGTAGTGGCAGGCTCTCACCAGCAAACATTCGGGCCTCCTCAGTGGGCACTTCCCGGGCCTGGCTGAGGTCACTCTTGTTACCCACGAGCATGACGACGATCGTGGCTTCAGCATGGTCATAGAGCTCCTTCAGCCATCGCTCTACCACAGCATAGGTCTGGTGCTTGGTTAGGTCAAACACCAGGAGGGCCCCCACTGCACCACGATAGTACCTGGGTGGGAATGAGAAGGATGGACAGAGATACGATCAGGGGCATTGGACCCAGCATCAGAGCAGAGCCATCAAGCTGGAACACCCGGGATCAGAGTACTAGAgatcaggaaatacagaaacttGCGGCCAGGGGCCCAAAACCCAACAGAGCAGCCCAAGgctcctctgccttccagggaCACTAGTCTTGGAGCCTCTAAAGTTTCACCTccctcggccgggcgtggtggctcacgcctataatcccagcactttgggaggccgaggcgggtggatcacctgaggtcaggagtttgagactagcctaaccaacatggagaaaccccatctctactaaaaatacaaaaattagccgggcatggtggtgcatgcttgtaatcccagctactcgggaggctgaggcaggagaattgcttgaatccaggaggcggaggttgcggtgagctgagatctctccattgcactctagcctgggcaacaagagtgaaaatttgTCTCAACTGACTGACTACATAAAAAAGTTTCACCTCCCTGCTCTAAAATCTCCATTGGCTCCCTCATAGCCAGCCCCTCTACTTTCTCAGGTCCTCCTCCTGATTTTAGCCCCTACTCTCCACCAATGCACATCT encodes the following:
- the RAB25 gene encoding ras-related protein Rab-25; its protein translation is MGNGTEEDYNFVFKVVLIGESGVGKTNLLSRFTRNEFSHDSRTTIGVEFSTRTVMLGTAAVKAQIWDTAGLERYRAITSAYYRGAVGALLVFDLTKHQTYAVVERWLKELYDHAEATIVVMLVGNKSDLSQAREVPTEEARMFAENNGLLFLETSALDSTNVELAFETVLKEIFAKVSKQRQNSIRTNAITLGSAQAGQEPGPGEKRACCISL